The Oryzias latipes chromosome 16, ASM223467v1 genomic sequence CCAGCAGGTCGGAGAGTTCTCCCAATCTGAACAACTGTAATGTTCTGAGACGCCTGCGCAAACCTAGAGCAATAACACCAATGCTGCTCAAAGTATTGATCCTAATACTATATCCCAATGACTAAGACACCCCCtccccaaagaaaaaaaacgaaaaaaaattgGAAGCGTAGCAAATTATGCCATGGAGATCGCACTCTGTTCAAATTTAAGTTCTAAGACAAATTAAACACAAGACAGAAAAATATATAgcgcaaaaaaaacacaaaaaatggtaCACGTAAAAACACTGAATATTTGGAACataaaacacatgttttcttctttttttctaatctgtCAAATGCAAACCACGAAAAACACCAACATTTCGAATAAAATAGACGTATGTTGTTCGATTTTGACCATTGAAAAGCAATAGCTCCCTCTTGTGGTAGTAAACTGTTCATTTTCTCCTTTGTGCCTTGCACAGGCTCAACTTCCGTTTAAACAGAAAAGGTAGCCTTCAAAGTAAAGCAACACCCTTCAAAAATAAGAGCCTAAACTACCAAGTTTGCTCTTTGTCGGTAAAGCCGCGCATTGGTATTTGGACACGAGAGCACCgtgttattttcacagctcttCTGTTGATAAATTAAACAGTTTAATAGCATCTGCAACTTTTAAatggctttattttgaaaatcctcaCCACCGCCTGATTGACAGTAGCCTTGTGTTTTGAATAAACCCTCGACAGACTAACATCTTTGTAGAGGAGACGCGCATAAAGTGTGGTTTCGTTCTTTACGGTCGAAGTTTGCTTTAAAAGTTAGACGTAGATTTTATCAAAACTCTTCTTTACTTTCAGTTTAGTCTCATCAGCTCGCCGTGTTTTGgttacagtttttgtgaaaaaaatgtgttattttattctgaaaatggCACAGGTGTGGGGATGTATCATGTGGTGAAATGTAAGCGAACATTTTaaacgttgtttttttgtagtttgcTGGCGCGCCCCTTCACAGCCACAAGTGTGTATATCTACCAGCGAATATTGCGTTACGCTTTCGTTAAGGGCTTTCGGATGAGTTACTTGTTGAATCCACAGCCCACCTTCAAGTCTTCAAACTCAACCCCGGAAGCTGCTCCTGTTAAAGCGgtaagtttgtttatttatttatttgggcaACACCTTTCCTTTGCACCTAGTCTGACTTTCTGTTTCGCAGAGACAGGCTAGCGCGCGCGCGCGCTGTTGAGCTGAAGCTCTGTCTGCAACAATAACTGAAAGTCTGCCCTTCTCGCAACGGAATCGTGCTTTCCGCTTCGTTTTGATGTAAAATCCAAAACGTTTCTGCACGCAGACAGTGACCGGGAATTGCGCTTTTCATTTCGCCTCGTCATAAGAGTGACGCTGCTTTCACGTGAGTCTGAGCATGCTGGGACTTCCCAGGGGAAGGCTTTCGTTTAAAAGTGATTGCTTCATATTTCGTTTAAGAGAAAGGAGCTCTTATTAAAATCTGCAGTCTCCGAGCCTCACTTTGGATGTCTTTGTCTCCCCTGCAGCTCAACATGAACGTGCTCCTAGATGGAATATTCAACAGCACCGACAGTTTTGACTATGGAGACTACACTGACTACATTTCTGAGGACAACGATGCTGCTGCAGCCGCTTCTGTGCCAGTGCTGATCCTAGTTGTTCTCTCCGTGGTGCTGATCCTGGGTCTGTTTGGGAACACGGTACTCTTGGCAGCTCTGGCACTGAGGAGAAGGTTCTGGCGCGTATCAGACATCTTTATCCTCCACCTGGCTGGAGCAGACCTCCTGCTTCTTCTGACTTTGCCCATCCGAGTTGCACAGGTCGCTGGGTCTTCCGGGTCCTTTGGAGCCTTCTGCAAGATCTGTGGGGCAGTTTTCCATGTGAGTGCTGTGTCAAGCTGAAACTAAaagtgaaatgtttcacatctctAAAGGACATGTGACCTacttagggctgcacgatatgaggaaaacatgcgatatgcgatatcagtgatcaatattgcgatgacgatataacttgcgataaatgaacaaatagcaaaaacaaaacaaacatttccatttcactgcaaaagtttaatttagataatagtcaaaataccttaaattagtCTCCAAATGACTCTCGTCTAATCaggagggcaacatctaacataaaagctccatccgattggtcaacaacgtgaagggctccatctgattggtcaattgcataaagggattttttaaatatattaaatagttcaagttgccataagattgtttttaacatttaaggtttacaatttattgcgattttcaccAACTTTTTGCGAtgtggatattgcacagcttgaaatcgcgataacgataaatttgcgattaattgtgGAGGCCTAGACCTACTGTTTTTTGAGTGTGGGTTTTTGCATTATGGTTTAACTAAGCCTTTTTCataggtgtcaaactccaggttTCAGGACCCACTCCATTAAAAACCGCGTTTTGAGTGGTTTTAGCATTTTGAGTGggatttttcttatgatggagggcatctataaaagaaattcatcttaaaagggaatttctgattattatttttttgcataaatccttatgaatcaggagcagacacaaaaatgtcgttgaaaaaagcttgtaggtgcgACTTAGAAGCTACCACAGCAatccacaagctctctgctctgctccattctgatgcatcaacttgtaGACGACTATATTCTACGTTTAccacgtctgagctggcatctggccgacaactgtacgtctggataaCTCCAGTATTGCTGGCCGTTGATGTTGCACTGGTTATGTTAGGTTGGTGGTTTGAGAGGCTGTAAAGTCGCAGCAGAGAGTGCAGGACTCCCCCCGTTTTTGCGGGCGTTAGCGACCAGAAACACCCGCGAATCCACGAGTACGGAGAACCACCCTCGCAGTCGAAGAATGACGGCCACCAATCCATCAAAAAcgcttctgaaacatttctgatgctttgtaaaacatgtattaaagaacattggaatactgctcaaaataaagattttttttttttctcagagcaATAGCCTGTACCATAACGTACTTCATAAAACACATTAGGAATGAcactctgtgccttaaaaccaggagccgTGCTTCatccttcatcagttaagtgtGACAGGGCATCTTCTTCCACATTAAACACCTGCTCCTGCCAGATGATGAGATTATCTTCCTCAGGAACCGATGGAAACAGCTGTGAAATATTCCTTAGCAGCCGGCAAGGAAGCCGACGGGCcggcgtgctcttcatctctccCCCCTCGCCCCCCGCAGCCCCTCCTTCAAACGCAGAAGTCTCATACAAGCGTCTTGAACTGTCGGatttttgtgatgaaccagAGGAGTCACgcgacagaaaaaaaaatcgataTGTGTTAAACAGCGAATATAATGAAACTTGAATAAGTAGGGGACACTACATAAACAAAAGGAATGAATAATGATGGGAAGTGAAGGCAGGCATCCGCGTTCAGAACTCTCACATATACAATAATAGCTGTTTTTAAGCTCTGTGTACGAAATGCACAGGCATTGCAACTTAAACcaggttgacctttgacctatcagggactcgaatttggtagtgacgtatggatggtgtcccATTTAGATcgtggaagtgccaaccatttgaaaattccTCATAGAGGAAGaatgaataattgcggtttgtgcccggatgaaattctatgacaccaagtcttaaatacatcggaatagagctgtgaaaaaaaagcctggagtgagATTTGCTCCACTTTGACCTTTTACACTGAGCCTCTTCCACCTGTAGGTAGTTgacaaacagtagaaaaagaataaGAAGCTCTTCCCTGCttgttcttgaatgtgcatcaaATGCCCGGTGTGTGTAGctttacatgttttccaactaacccAATGCTTCATATTGGCTAAAcatacctgatccaggtaatcagttGGAGGGCGGTCTAGGTTTCTTCAAATAACAGCAGGATGTCAGGGTTGACACCCCTCAATTGAACGTAGGAGAAGACGTGTTAGAGATGACTGTGAGGTTTATTCcttatctgttttttgttttgtttttacagatcAACTTTTACTGTGGCGTCTTTGGCCTGCTCTGCATCAGCCTGGATCATTACTTGTGCACCAACCATGCGGCCAAATGGCGCTCTTTGCGGAGGCCCAGGTTCGCCGCTTTCTGCTGTCTGTTTGTGTGGATCAGCTCGGTGCTCCTCTCCGTCCCTGACTGTATGTTTCTGGCTTCTAGCAAGAATGAAGACCAGAAACTCCGGTGTGATTACAGCTACAGTCAGACCGCAACTGGTTCTATGCTGGCGTCTCGATTGTTCCACCACACAGTGGGCTTTTCACTGCCTGTCGTTTTCCTGATGTTGCTATGCTCGTATTTCCTGTCATCTCTCCTTAGCAAAGACAAAGACctccagaggaggaggaggagggctgtCATAGTCATCCTGTCTCTGGTGCTGGCATTCCTTCTTTTTTGGCTGCCGTACAACATCACTCTCATTCGGGACACATATTTGAGAAAGATCTCTCATAGACATCCTAAAAAACTATATCCACAAGATTCAATGGCATCAGCTCTCCTGATCACCTCGATGTTTGGTTACATTCACGCCTGCCTCAGGCCTCCGATTTATCTGTTGTGCAAAAAGTTCAGGGATCAAGTAAAGAATCTAAGCTTTTCTAATGCTGAAATGAGCGGGTCACTGTGGGAGCTGAGTGTGGAAGAGCCATGTGTCCAGAGAGCATCAGTAGAGGAGATGAAGCCAATGGCAGCCCAGCAGAGTCCGGTTCAGGCGCATTAAGGGAGTTCCGTGTCGACTCATCTTAGCTTTCATTGTCTTGTGATGGTTTGAAGCAGATAAGTTACCAGAAAAACAAGACAGCCGGGCCTTCTGCCCAAGTTCAAGTGTCAAGTCTGGTTTCATGTAGCTATTTGACTTTTAGCATCATAGTTATGCATTTTAATGGTATCCATTcatcaaaaacagcaaaaagaagtCACGCTTCACATGTTTTTGCAACTGAGCACAGACTTGTATAGATGCCGGTTTTGATTTGTTCTCAACAGACTTCATTATAACATGTTTTATTCTTCCTTTTATGAACAGTCCAtgactttgtttaaaacattgAGGACAGCGTAAATTGCACATTTTAGACGGCTTTTTGACGTTACTGAGGTCATTTCCCCGCAGAGGATCGGCTTTGTTTTACTTGACAGCTTGCTTTGGTTTATGTTTTGCGTCACAGGTGAATGACACACAGGTATGTAATGATAGGTCAGGCAGACGGCAGAGAATGTGGTCAAGGAAAAAGTAGACAAACAAGTCTGATGTTTTCATGCAGCTGTCTTTGATTTAGTATTATTTGAAAGCCACCAACTAAAACATATGACTGCTCTCAGACAAGTAATCTTTGAAAAGTCACTGTAGTTCGTATCTCTTTCAACAGAACTTTACAGAAAACCACTGTTGAGTGTTATGCAGATATACAAATGAGCGATGACTAATGTTTCTCCAGAAACTCCAGCTAAACAGGAAGAAAGAAAGGTAGCGCTCGGCTCTCACCACTTCACTTAAAACATGTTTCAGTGTTCAATAACTAAAGTGTGAGTCTGACTACAGTCACAGATACTCCTTCCTGTTGTTGAGGGAGCTTTTCTGTTTGGTGGAAAAATGAATCGTCAAGCTAACAAAATGTGTCAGGATATTGTGTCATTGTTGTACGCGGCAGCATTACTGCTACTTGACAGCGGACAGCAAAGCTGTCACCAAGGTTGTAATTTTGTTCAACTGCATTTTGAAATGCTAAAGGGATTGAACAGACTATTAGCGTGAACCTGACAGCTAGTTCCTCCTTTTAACCAGGAACAAAGTACTTAATACCTTAATCATGTGTGTCATTCATCAGATGTTCCAAAATAGTTAGAAAATCACGttgaataaaatgaagaaagaacTCTGATATCGTTTAAAGTGTtgtaaattgtgattttttttttttgcacagcaatagttttatttcctgtcaccatGATGCACAGCTTGAATCTATATGACTGATATGTGTTTGACTGTCATGTTTCCTCACCTCTTTGTGCGACTTATGCAGCTCAGAGAGCTGTTTGAGCGTAAACAGGAAATGTTGTTTggatgtaaaacaaacaaaaaatgaagtttaaaaagaaataaaaacagacacaaaacttCTAAACTCTCAGAGGATTTGTCTTGTTCTTCATGTGTCAatcaaatgacagaaaatagCAGTTGAGGCTTTAGGGTTGAAGAGGTTGAGCTACATTCTGTGATCTGTGTTTTAGTCATAACCACAGTGGCTGCTGCTGGGACAAAGACTCCCTTAACCAACTGTTTGCCATCAGTAAAAGCTTTAGATCTACGCTGGACTGTTCTTACAGTCTGACTTGAGTTGGTTCTGAGTGACGTGACTACTCTGTGCTCTTTTGACCCTCGTAAAATTTCCGATCTGGTTAAGGGAGGACATCCGATCTTTGCGTCAacttcctcaaaaaaaaaagattaagacAGCTTTCTTTTTCCACAGAAAGTGTCACATGTGGCCCTTATTTCACAAAGAATAAGAAACTCCATTTCTTAATCACTCTGAGAATtctattttttacagaaatgccacataaaagtgaaaatgtttttaaggactaaaaaacattaaacacatcatttttttacatgaattgtgctagaaaaatataaacaagaaATGCTGGAGGGGTGGGGCTAAATTTATAGACTGTCACATAATCAATTTTGGACTTTTGGACTGACATGGTGACCTAATCACCAATTTTTGACACATAGGAAAATGTAAGTACATGTTCAGGGATTAAAATGCATAAAGAATGTAATTATCTTCCATCAATCCATTTTTCCTAGCTTCCTGAATCCCTTTTGAGGGGGTCATAGGGACGTTGGCGCTTATCGCAGCTACATTTGGGCAAAAAtgaggtacaccctgaacaggacTGTGGAAAGAAACCAGAGAAAACCctcacatgcacagggagaaaccgcaaactccacacagaatgaTCAACCTGGGCCTTATGCTGTGAGGAGAGAGTGCCAACCACATGCAGCACATTGATTACTAACAATTACTaaactaaatctaaaaaaacatcaTCTCATAAATGGTCACCTTTTTGCATCTGAACAGCTTTAACAGTGCAGCTGGTGTGTAAAATGTAAAGCAGAGGAGACAAAAACGAGCATGTGGTGAGTCAGCAACAGCAGAGCAGATGTTTGATAAAGTGCAGCTCATGAAATTTTAAAGCTCTCAGGATCTGATCagataaaagtttattttcagtttcagatAATAAAGGCATTATATAAAACAGAGGAGCCTTACTTTTACTTTCTATTTGAACTACTTTATATTCTTACCTAGTGCTTTTTGGCAACCTCTAGTCTGTTTCACCACATTTACTACTGCACTAATACACTAAATCTTCTGAACTAGTCCAGTTTCGTTTTATCATCTGATTTGATAAGTAAGTTTGAACAGGTCTGAGTTTAATTTTTGCTGCTCTTAACATTCCacctacagttttttttgttctactgACATTGCAAACAGAGTTTGAGCTACTTTTTGCACACAACAGATCGCCATGGCTAAGATGATCACATGATCAGGCAGGTTGGAGGGCAGATTGTCTTATGAACTCTGTTATTGTATCAAATTTGTTTCTCACCTGAGGAAGAGTTCAAGCATTTTTCTAGAGCTTTATTATAAAACTATGCAAATTGTGTCTCTGCTATCAGTGAACAAACTTTTTTTGGTCTTATAACTCATTTGGATGACTTGCTGTGGACCAACAAGGCTGCATGCACTTCTCTGGCTGATCATTTTGGCCCTTCCTTTTCCTGGCTGGATATTTTCAATTTCTAACGATCGGAGGCAGTAATTCCTGTGAGTTTTCAACTACAAACAGGTTTGTCTATAATAATATCTcaactttgagttttttttttttagaatttactCATTTTTCAACAGCATTTCTAGGCTGCACAGTGATGCTCATTAGCACTTTTACCTCACAGATTAAATCCCTGcttggacctttctgtgtggagttcatATCTTCTCTACGTGAGGGTTTTTCTGGGAAATCCATCTTCCTCCCAAAATATGCATTGTAGGTCaattggttactttaa encodes the following:
- the LOC101155542 gene encoding C-X-C chemokine receptor type 1 isoform X1 translates to MSYLLNPQPTFKSSNSTPEAAPVKALNMNVLLDGIFNSTDSFDYGDYTDYISEDNDAAAAASVPVLILVVLSVVLILGLFGNTVLLAALALRRRFWRVSDIFILHLAGADLLLLLTLPIRVAQVAGSSGSFGAFCKICGAVFHINFYCGVFGLLCISLDHYLCTNHAAKWRSLRRPRFAAFCCLFVWISSVLLSVPDCMFLASSKNEDQKLRCDYSYSQTATGSMLASRLFHHTVGFSLPVVFLMLLCSYFLSSLLSKDKDLQRRRRRAVIVILSLVLAFLLFWLPYNITLIRDTYLRKISHRHPKKLYPQDSMASALLITSMFGYIHACLRPPIYLLCKKFRDQVKNLSFSNAEMSGSLWELSVEEPCVQRASVEEMKPMAAQQSPVQAH
- the LOC101155542 gene encoding C-X-C chemokine receptor type 1 isoform X2 is translated as MNVLLDGIFNSTDSFDYGDYTDYISEDNDAAAAASVPVLILVVLSVVLILGLFGNTVLLAALALRRRFWRVSDIFILHLAGADLLLLLTLPIRVAQVAGSSGSFGAFCKICGAVFHINFYCGVFGLLCISLDHYLCTNHAAKWRSLRRPRFAAFCCLFVWISSVLLSVPDCMFLASSKNEDQKLRCDYSYSQTATGSMLASRLFHHTVGFSLPVVFLMLLCSYFLSSLLSKDKDLQRRRRRAVIVILSLVLAFLLFWLPYNITLIRDTYLRKISHRHPKKLYPQDSMASALLITSMFGYIHACLRPPIYLLCKKFRDQVKNLSFSNAEMSGSLWELSVEEPCVQRASVEEMKPMAAQQSPVQAH